In a single window of the Hippoglossus hippoglossus isolate fHipHip1 chromosome 7, fHipHip1.pri, whole genome shotgun sequence genome:
- the LOC117765152 gene encoding uncharacterized protein LOC117765152 — protein MAVDDQNLPGYQHVDRLAEYLVELRHQTSLCLSNQQASAIVSLWDKLDAGDKQRVVYAARHQERLLSGRFRTPKTPSKTPGVESTTRCMLGASSSPAQWPDCCRLVENIFIRLCYIHQSPAKKGKRADSRWSLILRDYRKVRQLVVGNCRVMQGSEIQLVEVNQNTLIRWHNIRQKKQELSVLLQGTALPPALPESHEPLQEARVLPAAPTPARQEHQYRLPQSTAGQAKQRQMGSGQLPVNIRPKGPVKRQLYATPPAPAPGPIVTPHILTPSGLVQVVFPVPVVQGSYPQTSAPTSTVEAGPTPKRPYRRTVNANTCKKCGHFRTAATGHSQYRGKVYCPHSEALSKDKWLEDMRKKM, from the exons aTG GCTGTTGATGACCAAAATCTCCCCGGATACCAGCACGTGGACAGACTTGCTGAGTATTTGGTGGAGCTTCGGCATCAGACCTCACTTTGTCTCAGCAACCAACAGGCGAGTGCTATAGTGTCACTTTGGGACAAGCTGGATGCAGGTGACAAGCAGCGGGTGGTTTATGCAGCACGACATCAGGAGAGACTTTTGAGTGGACGGTTCAGAACGCCAAAGACGCCCTCAAAAACACCTGGTGTGGAGAGTACCACCCGCTGCATGTTAGGTGCGAGTAGCTCACCTGCCCAGTGGCCTGACTGCTGTCGGTtggtggaaaacattttcattcgCTTGTGCTATATTCATCAAAGCCCGGCAAAGAAGGGTAAGAGGGCTGATTCCCGGTGGTCCTTAATTTTGAGGGACTACCGTAAGGTAAGGCAGCTTGTTGTTGGCAACTGCCGGGTGATGCAGGGATCTGAAATTCAGCTGGTGGAGGTGAATCAGAACACGCTCATCCGGTGGCATAATATCCGCCAGAAAAAGCAGgagctctctgtgctgctccaggGCACTGCATTGCCTCCAGCCCTCCCAGAATCCCATGAGCCTCTTCAGGAGGCAAGAGTGCTCCCTGCTGCACCCACGCCGGCACGACAGGAACATCAGTACCGGCTGCCGCAGAGTACAGCAGGTCAGGCCAAACAGAGGCAGATGGGATCTGGTCAGCTCCCAGTCAACATAAGGCCAAAGGGACCAGTGAAGAGACAGTTATATGCCAccccaccagcaccagcaccaggaccCATCGTCAcacctcacatcctcacaccaTCCGGACTGGTTCAGGTAGTCTTTCCTGTACCAGTAGTTCAGGGCAGCTATCCACAAACCAGTGCGCCTACCAGCACAGTGGAAGCTGGCCCCACCCCTAAAAGGCCATATAGGCGAACTGTGAACGCTAACACTTGCAAAAAGTGTGGCCATTTCCGCACTGCTGCCACTGGACACAGCCAGTACCGTGGAAAGGTGTATTGCCCTCACTCTGAAGCCTTATCGAAAGACAAATGGTTGGAGGACATGAGGAAAAAGATGTAA